Proteins from a genomic interval of Rubinisphaera italica:
- a CDS encoding DUF1565 domain-containing protein, translating to MLCLSSSASRLSATELFVHNSVGNDSNSGTREAPFATIQQAVKLAQPGDQITLLPPRAIYRQSVTFNNRQDLTIEGNLVTLEGADPLPETGWEDLGNELSRRLMPRTTYDRHLLIINHVTERMGRTQSSNSPEFPKPEQLTSGQFCFENIDEKQGWLYVKGSTENLEWSVRVNGIATGGTTERITIRNLNARHFLNDGFNVHGKTTEFRCHTIQGYDCFDEGFSAHDDCECVIQKGDFWGNENGIADVNRAITTYEECLFYDNVNVDVLLIGKRHILKDCSIVNQTNATALTAGPREVSTEEPFRLTMTDVSIVGKQKNPARVRINGGLLKMQDCQFENVELNTIGAEIVE from the coding sequence TTGCTCTGCCTCTCAAGTAGTGCAAGCCGCCTTTCAGCGACAGAATTATTTGTCCATAACTCCGTTGGGAATGATTCGAACAGCGGCACCAGGGAAGCTCCTTTTGCGACGATTCAACAAGCGGTCAAACTGGCTCAGCCGGGAGATCAAATCACACTCCTGCCGCCGCGAGCCATTTATCGACAATCCGTTACGTTCAATAACAGGCAGGATTTGACCATCGAAGGGAATCTGGTCACGCTGGAGGGAGCGGATCCGCTGCCTGAAACAGGCTGGGAAGATCTTGGGAATGAGTTATCTCGCAGATTGATGCCACGAACAACTTATGATCGCCATCTGCTGATTATCAATCATGTCACCGAGCGGATGGGACGGACTCAATCGTCTAATTCTCCAGAGTTTCCGAAACCCGAACAACTGACTTCAGGACAATTCTGCTTTGAAAATATCGATGAGAAGCAGGGCTGGTTGTATGTGAAAGGCTCGACGGAAAACCTGGAATGGTCTGTCCGTGTCAATGGAATCGCGACTGGAGGAACGACCGAGCGCATCACCATCCGTAATTTGAATGCCCGACACTTCCTCAATGATGGCTTTAATGTGCACGGAAAAACGACTGAATTTCGCTGTCACACCATTCAGGGGTACGACTGTTTCGACGAAGGCTTCAGCGCCCACGACGACTGCGAATGCGTCATCCAGAAAGGTGATTTCTGGGGCAACGAAAACGGCATTGCTGATGTCAACCGGGCAATCACAACTTACGAAGAATGCCTGTTTTACGACAATGTGAACGTCGATGTCCTGCTTATTGGGAAACGACACATTCTTAAAGACTGCAGTATTGTCAATCAGACGAATGCGACTGCGCTCACGGCAGGCCCGCGGGAAGTGAGTACAGAGGAGCCTTTTCGATTAACAATGACTGACGTCTCAATCGTTGGTAAGCAGAAAAATCCTGCCAGAGTCCGCATTAATGGCGGACTCCTGAAAATGCAGGACTGTCAATTTGAAAACGTGGAACTCAATACGATTGGAGCAGAAATCGTTGAGTGA
- a CDS encoding (2Fe-2S)-binding protein, whose amino-acid sequence MELDDKVCYCFHVSKRKILNYIRLHKPRRASQISQCGGAGTGCGWCVAYLERYFSDSQAKSPHPEPEMTPAQYAKMRAEYIDAGKRKRATGNETLPDDEVS is encoded by the coding sequence ATGGAACTCGATGATAAAGTCTGTTACTGCTTTCATGTCTCCAAGCGGAAGATCCTGAATTACATTCGGCTGCACAAACCCCGCCGGGCCAGTCAAATCAGTCAATGTGGCGGCGCGGGAACCGGTTGTGGCTGGTGCGTGGCTTATCTGGAACGATATTTCTCAGATTCACAAGCGAAAAGTCCGCATCCCGAACCGGAAATGACACCGGCTCAATATGCAAAAATGCGGGCAGAGTATATCGATGCCGGCAAACGCAAGCGGGCGACGGGGAATGAGACGTTGCCGGATGATGAAGTCTCGTAG